A region from the Aquimarina sp. ERC-38 genome encodes:
- a CDS encoding polysaccharide pyruvyl transferase family protein: MKKKNVILLGASLESDNKGVNALGIGAITLISNTWDATINLLCLGDGVSKSITVKVKQKEVVVRINYFSKNDIKRSIIEAYKYKLFNRKPTSKISLLINSQDIAYDINEGDSFSDIYGLKRILRHFSDSKLMLLWKKPLIFLPQTIGPFNTFLGQKLGGHIIKKLDKLYVRDTKAFEFIDKLRKEKTLAIDMAVYMTPKEVDFEVASNTIGINVNGLMYLKNYKSMEGKYDNYVELLTVIVNKIITSNYKVLLIPHTYNKNTPNVEDDLEAIKLFLNDNKYDSNKISFLNEDYDAQELKYVISQTEFFIGSRMHSCIAALSTSVPTIGLAYSYKFEGTFKMFKQQNNVYNVSEIKKTEIEVLSDNILKKINLRENTKLDLIKENTRELLKLQS; the protein is encoded by the coding sequence ATGAAGAAAAAAAATGTAATTTTATTGGGAGCATCTCTAGAAAGTGATAATAAAGGAGTTAATGCCTTAGGGATAGGAGCCATTACTTTAATAAGTAATACTTGGGATGCTACTATTAATTTACTATGTCTAGGTGATGGAGTTTCAAAAAGTATTACAGTAAAAGTTAAACAAAAAGAAGTTGTAGTTCGTATAAATTACTTTTCAAAAAATGATATCAAGCGAAGTATAATTGAGGCTTATAAATATAAGTTATTTAATAGAAAACCTACTTCAAAAATTTCGCTTCTTATAAATTCACAAGATATAGCGTATGATATTAATGAAGGGGATAGTTTTAGCGATATATATGGGCTTAAAAGGATTCTCAGGCATTTTAGCGATTCAAAACTAATGTTATTATGGAAAAAGCCGTTAATATTTTTACCACAAACTATTGGACCCTTTAATACTTTTTTAGGACAAAAACTAGGTGGGCATATTATTAAGAAACTGGATAAGCTTTACGTACGGGACACAAAAGCATTTGAATTTATTGATAAGTTAAGAAAGGAAAAGACTTTAGCTATTGATATGGCAGTTTATATGACTCCGAAAGAAGTTGATTTTGAAGTAGCATCAAATACTATAGGTATTAATGTTAACGGACTTATGTATTTAAAGAATTATAAAAGTATGGAGGGGAAATACGATAATTATGTTGAACTGCTAACTGTTATCGTTAATAAAATAATAACTAGTAATTATAAGGTTTTATTAATTCCCCATACGTATAACAAGAATACTCCGAATGTAGAGGACGATCTCGAAGCTATTAAATTATTCTTAAATGATAATAAATACGATTCTAACAAAATATCATTTTTAAATGAGGATTATGATGCACAAGAACTGAAATATGTTATTTCACAAACTGAATTTTTTATAGGATCTAGAATGCATTCTTGTATAGCTGCATTATCAACCTCAGTGCCTACGATCGGTCTGGCATATAGCTACAAATTTGAAGGAACTTTTAAAATGTTCAAACAACAAAATAATGTTTATAATGTAAGCGAAATTAAAAAAACCGAAATTGAGGTATTGTCTGATAACATCTTAAAAAAAATAAACTTACGAGAAAATACCAAATTAGATTTAATAAAAGAAAACACTAGGGAATTACTTAAACTACAATCTTAA
- a CDS encoding Coenzyme F420 hydrogenase/dehydrogenase, beta subunit C-terminal domain — protein MEIEKMVLKDNLCAGCGLCESVFETKKISISFDDKGFLRPTFHDKLSLKEQDRFKNICPGIKAEHPNIDHYSTLWGPYLHMTSGFAKNPEVRYSGSSGGVLTALGSYLLDSKKVECLLHIGASEELPYLNEPKISYSSNEVQKNTGSRYAPSATLQQIKRAIENHNSIGIIGKPCDILGVRNYMKVDEVANKKIKYLLSFMCAGVPSQKGTDHIINNFKLKKENVVSLKYRGEGWPGYFKIVDKEDRTHKITYNESWGTVLNRYLQFRCKICADGTGEFADITCADAWESSENGYPSFEEKEGKSLIIIRNKNGAELIEQAQSANYLVVEDKIITEEQLGKMQPYQKSRKQNILSRILALYLFKKSVPIYNKNLLLKAAFKENPIYLFKNFLGMINRLWRLK, from the coding sequence ATGGAAATAGAAAAGATGGTTTTGAAAGACAATCTTTGTGCCGGATGCGGTTTGTGCGAATCTGTATTTGAAACAAAAAAGATTTCTATTTCTTTCGATGATAAAGGTTTTCTAAGACCTACTTTTCACGACAAATTATCCTTGAAGGAGCAAGATCGTTTTAAAAATATTTGTCCTGGAATTAAAGCGGAACATCCTAATATTGATCACTACAGTACTTTATGGGGACCGTACTTACATATGACGTCTGGTTTTGCTAAAAATCCGGAAGTAAGATATTCAGGGTCTTCAGGAGGTGTATTAACCGCCTTGGGATCGTACTTACTAGATTCGAAAAAAGTAGAATGTTTGTTGCATATTGGCGCTTCAGAAGAGTTACCCTATCTCAATGAGCCTAAAATTAGTTATAGCAGTAATGAAGTTCAAAAGAATACAGGTTCCAGATATGCTCCATCTGCCACTTTACAACAAATCAAAAGAGCTATTGAGAACCATAATAGTATTGGTATTATAGGAAAACCATGCGATATATTAGGAGTAAGAAATTATATGAAGGTAGATGAAGTTGCAAATAAAAAAATAAAGTACCTACTTTCATTTATGTGTGCTGGTGTACCTAGTCAGAAAGGTACAGATCATATTATTAACAATTTTAAATTAAAAAAAGAGAACGTAGTATCTCTTAAATATAGGGGAGAGGGATGGCCAGGCTATTTCAAGATTGTAGATAAAGAAGATAGAACACATAAAATCACTTATAACGAGTCTTGGGGAACGGTTTTGAATCGTTATTTACAATTCCGATGTAAAATTTGTGCTGATGGTACCGGAGAGTTCGCAGATATCACTTGCGCTGATGCATGGGAATCTTCTGAAAATGGATACCCCTCCTTTGAAGAAAAAGAAGGAAAAAGTCTCATTATTATAAGAAATAAGAATGGAGCTGAACTTATAGAACAAGCTCAAAGTGCCAATTATCTTGTAGTGGAAGATAAAATAATTACTGAAGAGCAACTTGGTAAAATGCAACCCTATCAAAAGTCCAGAAAACAGAATATTTTATCTCGTATCTTAGCTTTATATCTTTTTAAAAAATCAGTTCCTATCTATAATAAGAATTTACTCTTAAAAGCTGCTTTTAAAGAAAATCCGATATATCTTTTTAAAAATTTTTTAGGAATGATAAATAGGTTATGGAGATTAAAGTAA
- a CDS encoding glycosyltransferase family 2 protein, which yields MEREKVYIIILNYINWRDTIECLESILKTDYKNYQIIVVDNSPNEESIINLKKWAKGEDHLKIKTSFNNLIYPLVAKPLSYSYLSEEESKFRFQDETLLVIKANENLGFSAGNNVALRYILRRKDFKFCWLLNNDTVIKDNTLNEQINFFNDHADQKIGILGSKLLYYYNPEIIQAVGGKFNNKLFVSKHIGEGEPDSTQKEMFPNIDYVVGASMFVTNSFLEDVGILSEDYFLYFEELDWTYRAKEKKWTIDWCPGAVVYHKEGGAIGSSSNYRQRSYFSEINIFKSRKIFYNKFFKNTTSFWIGSIIIISNRLRRFQFRLTYNFLKTLVKKNES from the coding sequence ATGGAAAGAGAAAAAGTTTATATTATAATTTTAAATTATATAAATTGGAGAGACACTATTGAATGTCTAGAAAGTATACTTAAAACTGATTATAAAAATTATCAAATTATAGTCGTAGATAATTCTCCTAATGAAGAATCAATAATAAATCTTAAAAAATGGGCCAAAGGTGAGGACCATTTAAAAATAAAAACGTCATTCAATAATTTAATTTATCCTCTAGTGGCCAAACCACTTTCATATAGCTACTTGTCTGAAGAAGAGAGTAAATTTCGGTTCCAGGATGAAACCTTATTAGTAATAAAAGCCAATGAGAATCTTGGCTTTTCTGCTGGTAATAATGTAGCTTTAAGATATATTTTGAGAAGAAAAGACTTCAAATTTTGTTGGTTACTAAATAATGATACGGTAATAAAGGATAATACTCTCAATGAACAAATCAATTTTTTTAATGATCATGCAGATCAGAAAATAGGTATTTTGGGAAGTAAGCTTTTGTATTATTATAATCCGGAGATAATACAAGCAGTTGGTGGAAAATTTAATAATAAATTATTTGTATCCAAACATATTGGGGAAGGAGAACCTGATTCAACCCAGAAAGAAATGTTTCCAAATATTGATTATGTAGTTGGCGCATCTATGTTTGTTACAAATTCTTTTTTGGAAGATGTTGGTATATTGAGTGAAGACTATTTTTTATATTTTGAAGAACTAGATTGGACTTATAGAGCAAAAGAGAAAAAATGGACTATTGATTGGTGTCCGGGAGCAGTTGTTTATCATAAAGAAGGAGGAGCTATAGGATCTTCGTCAAACTATAGACAAAGAAGTTATTTTTCTGAAATTAATATTTTTAAAAGCAGAAAAATTTTTTACAATAAATTTTTTAAAAACACTACTTCTTTTTGGATAGGTAGTATTATAATTATTAGTAACAGATTAAGAAGATTTCAATTTAGACTGACATATAATTTTTTAAAAACCTTAGTAAAGAAAAATGAATCTTAG